In the Haloferula helveola genome, one interval contains:
- a CDS encoding substrate-binding domain-containing protein, which produces MAAKRFLTISEQLAEHLRRELARGRWNGLMPGKHRIAKELGLNNKTVESAFIQLEKEGLLVSQGAGRRRLIQLPDYFGSKRILRFAILFHDAEDRGQSYLVKLQDELVRYGHAVVSPSQHLVDLGMKAERVARVVERTEADAWIVISASSDVLEWFLAEKRKVFALFGRRRELPIPGVGPNKPDAYAAATRELIRLGHRRIVLLCPPERRHPEPGASERAFLAELASQGIPVGSFHLPEWDGSVESFYQRLESLFHFNRPTALILDEVRLFAAARSFLAAYGVRVPEDISLVCTDYDAWFNWCRPTVAHLRWDTGPVIRRIVRWASNVSRGKPDLRQVETPVEFVSGGTIGPPGG; this is translated from the coding sequence ATGGCTGCGAAGAGGTTCCTGACGATTTCAGAACAGTTGGCCGAACACCTGCGCCGCGAGTTGGCGCGGGGACGGTGGAACGGGCTGATGCCGGGCAAGCATCGGATCGCGAAGGAGTTGGGCCTCAACAACAAGACGGTCGAGTCCGCCTTCATACAGCTTGAAAAGGAAGGCCTGCTCGTCTCCCAAGGTGCCGGACGAAGGCGCCTCATCCAGCTTCCCGATTACTTCGGGTCGAAACGTATTCTACGCTTTGCCATCCTGTTCCACGACGCCGAAGACCGGGGACAGAGCTATCTGGTCAAGCTTCAGGATGAACTGGTACGATACGGCCATGCTGTGGTTTCCCCCTCCCAGCATCTGGTCGATCTGGGAATGAAGGCGGAACGGGTCGCTCGCGTCGTGGAGCGCACCGAGGCGGACGCATGGATTGTCATCAGCGCATCCTCCGACGTGCTGGAGTGGTTCCTCGCCGAGAAAAGGAAAGTCTTTGCCCTGTTCGGCCGGCGCCGGGAACTGCCGATCCCGGGGGTCGGCCCGAACAAACCGGATGCCTATGCGGCGGCCACGCGGGAGCTGATCCGGTTGGGACACCGGCGCATCGTGCTTCTTTGCCCGCCCGAACGGCGTCACCCCGAACCCGGCGCTTCCGAGAGGGCCTTCCTTGCGGAACTGGCCTCTCAGGGAATCCCCGTCGGCAGCTTTCACCTCCCGGAATGGGATGGAAGTGTGGAAAGCTTTTACCAGCGGTTGGAGTCGCTGTTTCACTTCAACCGACCCACCGCCCTGATCCTCGACGAGGTGCGGCTCTTCGCTGCCGCAAGATCGTTTCTCGCGGCATACGGAGTCCGCGTTCCGGAAGATATTTCCCTCGTTTGCACCGACTACGATGCGTGGTTCAACTGGTGCCGACCGACTGTCGCCCACCTCCGCTGGGACACCGGTCCGGTCATCCGCAGAATCGTCCGCTGGGCGTCGAACGTGAGTCGCGGGAAGCCGGACCTCCGCCAAGTCGAAACCCCTGTCGAATTCGTGTCGGGCGGAACCATCGGCCCACCGGGCGGCTGA